A part of Methanobacterium sp. genomic DNA contains:
- a CDS encoding zinc-ribbon domain-containing protein, whose product MYCPNCGSENKDDAQFCESCGTKLDAIGGDVSSRTKTSQSPPYYQQGPEAKKPSTILIVLGYIFALFGGLIGIVLGLFLYSKNNHEAKTHGRNILLISAVMIVLGVLVSGYLGSTVTNDNYDTSSSSSDSSSSDYSTTSSTGGPVSLVISYSGEWSGAVSDSSGTRSIEGYGDKTINLGNINGAVAANAQKSDAGSGVLSISLEQNGKTLKKTSTTSEYGLAQISTYLD is encoded by the coding sequence ATGTATTGTCCAAATTGTGGAAGTGAAAACAAAGACGACGCCCAATTCTGTGAGAGTTGTGGAACAAAGTTAGATGCAATTGGTGGAGATGTTAGTAGCCGTACTAAGACTAGCCAGAGCCCACCTTATTACCAGCAAGGCCCTGAAGCCAAAAAACCTTCAACTATTCTTATAGTTTTGGGTTATATTTTTGCCCTTTTTGGTGGGTTAATAGGTATTGTTTTAGGTCTTTTCCTTTATTCTAAGAATAATCATGAAGCTAAAACCCATGGTAGAAACATTTTATTAATCTCGGCAGTGATGATAGTTTTAGGAGTTTTGGTAAGTGGTTATTTGGGGAGCACGGTAACAAATGATAACTATGACACTAGTAGTTCAAGCAGTGACTCATCTTCCAGTGACTACTCAACAACTAGTTCAACTGGTGGCCCTGTTTCGCTAGTAATCAGTTATTCTGGTGAGTGGAGCGGTGCTGTATCTGACTCATCGGGAACGCGCAGCATAGAAGGATATGGTGATAAAACTATCAATTTGGGTAACATAAATGGTGCTGTAGCAGCTAACGCCCAAAAATCCGATGCTGGCTCGGGAGTTTTAAGCATATCTTTGGAGCAAAATGGTAAAACCTTGAAAAAAACTAGTACAACATCTGAGTATGGTTTAGC